Below is a genomic region from Paraburkholderia sp. BL23I1N1.
GCACATCATCGACGACGTATTCGGCCGCTATCTGCTCGATAAAGATCCGCACCATATCGAACGGCTCTGGCGCGAAGCGTATTCGAGCGGCTTCACGCAACGCCCCGATCTGACGATGATGGGCGTGGTCAGCGGTCTGGAAATGGCGTGCTGGGACATCATCGGCAAGGCGGCGAACAAGCCGGTGTACGAGCTGCTCGGCGGCATGGTGAACCAGCGCCTGCGCTCATATACGTATTTGTATCCGAAGAACAGCAAAGGCGAATACGACTACGACGATCCCGATCTCGCCGCCGAATGCGCCGTTGAAAACGTGAAGCGTGGTTTTACCGCGGTGAAGTTCGATCCGGCGGGGCCGTACACGGCTTATTCGGGCCATCAACTGTCGATGGAAGTGCTCGACCGTTGCGAGACCTTCTGCCGGCGTGTGCGCGAAGCGGTCGGCAGCAAGGCCGATCTGCTGTTCGGCACGCATGGGCAGATGGTGCCGTCGTCGGCCATCCGGCTTGCCAAGCGGCTGGAGAAATACGATCCGCTGTGGTTCGAAGAACCGGTACCGCCGGGACAGGAAGGCGCGATGGCGCAAGTCGCGCAGCACACGAGTATTCCGATTGCCGCGGGCGAACGCCTGACCACCAAGTATGAATTCTTCAAGCTGCTCGAAGCGGGCGCGGCGTCGATTCTGCAATTGAACGTAGCGCGTGTGGGCGGCCTGCTCGAAGCGAAGAAAGTGGCGGCGATCGCCGAGGTTTATTACGCGCAGATCGCGCCGCATCTGTACAACGGGCCGATCGGCGCTGCCGCCAGCATTCAGCTCGCGGCCTGCACGCCGAACTTCCTGATTCAGGAAAGCATCGGCACGTGGGACGGTTTTCATGCGACGGTGTTGAAGAAGCCGATTCAATGGGAAGACGGCTACATCATTCCTTCGCAGGAACCGGGCTTGGGCGTGGAGTTGAACATGGACGTCGTTCGGCAGCACACGCCGTACACCGGTGAGCGGTTGCATCTGCAAATGGCGGCTCGTCCCGCCGACGTGAAAGACCTCGCGCCGGCCAAGGGTTGAATCCGGATTGAAACTGCCGGACTGAACCTGCCGGATTCGACCTGGCGGGTTCAACCAGTTTCTCGCATTTAATGGATTGGGCGCCGTTTGGCGACATAGAGCATGAACTACGACTACATCATCGTCGGCGCGGGTTCGGCGGGCTGCATTCTCGCCAATCGCCTTTCGGCGTCGGGCCAATATTCGGTACTGCTGCTCGAAGCGGGCGGCAAGGACAGCTCGTTCTGGTTCAAGATCCCGGTGGGTTTCACCAAGACGTACTACAACGAAACCTATAACTGGATGTATTACAGCGAGCCCGAAAAGGAACTCGACAACCGGCCGATCTATTGCCCGCGGGGCAAGGTGCAGGGTGGTTCCGGTTCGATCAACGCGATGATCTATGTGCGTGGCCAGCCGCATGATTTTGACGACTGGGCCGCGGCGGGCAATCCGGGCTGGGCGTTTCGTGACGTGCTGCCGTATTTCCGCAAGCTCGAATCGCATCCGCTTGGCAATACCGAATATCACGGCGCGGACGGCCCGATTCGCATCTCGCCGATGAAGGATGATGTCCATCCGATCTGCCACGTGTTCCTGAAAGGCTGCGACCAGGCCGGGTACAAGCGCAGCGACGACTTCAACGGCGCACGATTCGAAGGCGCGGGCATCTACGACGTGAGTACGCGCAACGGGCAGCGTTCGTCGAGCAGCTTCGAGTACCTGCATCCGGTGCTGACGCGCAAGAACCTGACGGTCGAGCGTGAAGTACTGGCAAGCC
It encodes:
- a CDS encoding mandelate racemase/muconate lactonizing enzyme family protein → MKVVSLETHIVAVPPPHVGGMYWIFVKLKTDCGIEGVGEIYSATFHPKAMTHIIDDVFGRYLLDKDPHHIERLWREAYSSGFTQRPDLTMMGVVSGLEMACWDIIGKAANKPVYELLGGMVNQRLRSYTYLYPKNSKGEYDYDDPDLAAECAVENVKRGFTAVKFDPAGPYTAYSGHQLSMEVLDRCETFCRRVREAVGSKADLLFGTHGQMVPSSAIRLAKRLEKYDPLWFEEPVPPGQEGAMAQVAQHTSIPIAAGERLTTKYEFFKLLEAGAASILQLNVARVGGLLEAKKVAAIAEVYYAQIAPHLYNGPIGAAASIQLAACTPNFLIQESIGTWDGFHATVLKKPIQWEDGYIIPSQEPGLGVELNMDVVRQHTPYTGERLHLQMAARPADVKDLAPAKG